DNA sequence from the Manihot esculenta cultivar AM560-2 chromosome 11, M.esculenta_v8, whole genome shotgun sequence genome:
GCAGCATCCGCCATTACAAATTCATTCTCCTCCATTTCATTTTCCTCAGATGCTATCCTTCTATGGAGGACTAGCTTGGAGACCAAGGACCAGTGACTTGACTTGGATTGCGTCTTTGGCCCAGAGATGAAGGACATGAAGGATTTCAACACACAAAGAGTGATTGCTTGAACCTCTCTTAACAAAGCAACCAAAGTTGCAATCTCATTTCCACTGTCAATACAAGAGACAGACCATTTGTTCTCTAAGCCCTTCAAATTGGTCAAGGCCTTTTTGATAGCCTTCTTTGCCATATTCCTTGAGGTCAGATATTTCTTAATCTCAATTGCAAGACCATTTTCGCCACCTTGTCTTCTGCGAATGGTGGATTGAAGCTCCAGAGTGTATTCCTTAGTCTGCAACAATGCATCCTTGGCAGAGTTGCAAACATCAagaagtctgagagatccatcaaGTAACTCATCAACCCACTTGCGATTGTTCTCTTGGGCTAATCCCTGTTGAGTCAGAGGCAACAGAAGCAATTTATCGACACAGTCATGGAGATCTTGAAGCCCATCAAGCTTGTGGGAAATTGATGTCGATGAAGTAGAAATAGCTTCAGAAGCCCTCAGTCTGCAGATGTGTTCATCCAACTGGGACATGAGAGGGTGTGGTCTGGAGGGTAAACTGTCAGAACGACCATGGAACATGGTTGAAGCCATCGTAATTGTCTGAGAATTTGTTGAAGAAGAGAGAGAAGCTGTAGCTTATTAAGCTTTAGAATTGAAACTCTCAAACCTGGCCGGCCTTCATGGGCATCTGCTGCCCTTTTATATGAATGCATGGAGGAGACAAGAGGAATCTCATCATCGAAACTTGATGTGTGTGTGATTTTGGATCTAACAATATCTCAGCCATGTCTACGCACTGTCTCACGCCTACCCCTTCTGCCAACTCATTACCCAATTATGTCAAGAACTTGGGAAAGCTCAGAAATTGTTTTCAATGGCTTAATTATTGCAGCACACGGTTGCCATTGATGATTTGTTTGCTCTGCACTATCCAAGCCAAACAAATATATagattcaaatatatatatatatatatatatatatatagttttgagAGATTTAGAAAGGGAGAAATCAAAGATATTGTCCATCTTCTTGATGTATTTCAGATTTGGATCGTcaaatattgttttttttttttttagtgtaACCAATAACATGTTAAAAATATGACTATTGTAAGATTAATTGAATTACAAGTGGTGCTCAAATAATTGTGCATCTTTGAAGTACATACATTGAAAGCTCATGCATTTGCTATATATTTTATAGGAGTATATAATTTCTCAATCcaaactattatatataatgttgtttatgatttatcgcatttaaatatttttttatatattttatatttataattatatttaaatatgagaatgaaaatattaaaatctcatTCTATTTTAAAGATTCTGTCCAAATTTTTTTATCTgatcttttaaataaattaattttattaaataaataaaagtgatGTATATGAAAATCGAGATATGTCAGActatctattaaaaaaaaagatatattatcaataaaatcatgataATTATCATATGAAAACCGAAGTATTTCTCATAAATTCAATATAAATGGATGTGTATTCTTCAACTAAGAGACTAGAAGATGAATCTCAAGCCGCCGAAACCCTATTAAAGCCACAAGCTAAAAATTAGTGGCAACACTCAACCTAATAGTACAAGCCCTCTAATTTAAAGAGGTTTTCCTCATTAATTCAAGAACAAAATCTAAAACTTTAATCATTCATAAACATTTATATCCTTTAAATTTTAGACTTATAAATTTCTTATATTTCGATggaaattctttattttttatttttttcattaaaaataaaaaatatacttttatgGCTTAAAAAGAATATATCATTCAGTCAATTATTGACACAAATCTTAGGTGTCAAAATCAAGAAAAAGTCAATTGAAGATGTCTTTGTAAGTGGTGTGTTAAATTTTGATCAGATCTAAttcatttcaaaaattaattcaatggaAAAGAGTGTTTAAATCTTCTAATAAGAGATatactatttttatttcaaattaacgTAAAATTCAACATAGTGATTTTATATTCTAAAAAATGATCACCCTATGAAAAACAAATGAGAAGTCTTCCATTTAGCGACGAAATTAAGACTTTTATTGAAAATAGGCGaaggtaaaaaattaaataatatcaaaattatttatttatttttattcttttcattatatatattttattctgttttatttactcatttccatttatttaaaaaggGAATGTTATTATTACAATTAAATACTAAAGCAAaactttttaacttttttatttcattttacttGGGTCATCATACTTTTTGTCTATGCTTATATGATGGAGGAAAATGATCCATTTTCCAAGTATAAGCTTTTtaagttttatatatttataaaaaaaatgcaatTTAATATGGGCATCCTTAATcatttaggaaaaaaaaaaccataattACATAAATGGACCTCTGTagtaaattcaaaattcaaagtgGTTAATTACGATCATATATTGGTTATAACTTCATTACGGTGGCTTCATTCATCCAGTCTTACAACAAGAACAAGAGAAAATTGaacaaatgataaaattattcaaaataaattattacgaTTTGTTTTTCACCCTTATATTTTGTCCataaattttgtaaatatatatattttttaaaaattattatttacttttatttttaacatacgattaatatataaattgactattataattttattttatttctaaaataactttttattaattatcaaattagtttttaatatttaataaaatttaatacttttaaaatagGTATAATTGGAAATGCCAATCCCACAGATAGAAATGAAACcggaaaatataatataattagggTTTTTTCACCAAAAATCAGCTCTTGGTCCATTTTCCCTTAAAATGCTAAGTAAACCCATGCGAAGCAAGTCCCTACATCACAAAAGGAAACTTACAAAGCCAAGGGTAATGGTAATATTGCTCGTGCTACTCCTCAGAAGGAACAATCGGCAAATGAAAGATAGAAAACAAAAGGatgttgaaattttttatatgtgACCTGGAAAAGCAAGAGAACTAAATGGCTATTTTTTGGAACACTAATAGTATACTAGATGATATTTTATCCATTAATAAAGAATGGTTATAGGCTTCTGTGCATAACATGCATTCCATTTCATTTCTTCAAGATTATTTTATTGCAAAAGGTGTCTTTCATATTAAGGTTACGCCTATGGGAGGGGACAAAATACTCTTAAGAAATGGAGGATTACATAAAAATCAAAGCTGGCTAAATCAATGGATAAGCGATGTAAAACCATGGGAGGCAGGCCAAACACCTTTAAATCATCTTATTTGGCTGAGACTATAAGGGGTTCCTTTAATGAGTTTTCTGGAGTTTATAAGCAAAATAGTGGCTATAAAGATTAATAATATTCACTATTATATCAGGGTTTTTGCAGACCTTTTACTAATCGGTTAAAGGATAGCGTGCACCAAAAAATTGGGGTAGCTTCTT
Encoded proteins:
- the LOC110625508 gene encoding uncharacterized protein LOC110625508; translation: MASTMFHGRSDSLPSRPHPLMSQLDEHICRLRASEAISTSSTSISHKLDGLQDLHDCVDKLLLLPLTQQGLAQENNRKWVDELLDGSLRLLDVCNSAKDALLQTKEYTLELQSTIRRRQGGENGLAIEIKKYLTSRNMAKKAIKKALTNLKGLENKWSVSCIDSGNEIATLVALLREVQAITLCVLKSFMSFISGPKTQSKSSHWSLVSKLVLHRRIASEENEMEENEFVMADAALESLVGCKAACKYENYMLMENVQKHLKDLEMCIQDLEDGTQSLFRRMIKTRVSFLNILNQ